TAGTAAGCTGGATCCGAATGCGCGGGCCGCATTGGCTGTGACGATCTTACTTACGATCGCTTCCGCAATGCTGAATCCATACGGATTAGACGTGCTGTCGCTTCCGTTTAAGACAATAGGCACGTCAGATATCGCCACGGTTGCCGTGCCGGAACTGAAACCGATGTTCTCCATCGTTCCGGTTGAAGCAGTGATACTCATTGTCATCTCGGTCGTGCCGGTGATCTTCCATGCCAAGTGCTTGGGATTTAAAAAGACGGTATTTTCGTTCGAAACGATGATGATCTCAGGACTGCTCTTTCTATCCCTGATGACATGGCGAAACGAACTTTTGCTGCTTGGCATATTGATGATCGTCTACAGCACGTGGTGCTGGAAGCTTGAGCCAAAGTGCAAGGTGAGCTCGAAGATGTTAAGCAGGATAGTCTTATTTTCAATCTCTGTGGTTGCACTTGAGTTTGGAGCGGTTCTGTTTTATAGCACGCTGTCTGCGACCGATCAAAAGTCCATCTCGATTGAAAGAGCGTTTCAGGCAATGAGAGAGGATGTCGCCGTATCGGGAACGGCAGTCTTGACGGACATTGACCCCGGATGCCGAGCGGAGCTAAACGGGTTCAAGCCGTATCTTGATACCAGAATTGAGGTGTTCAATGGGCAGAACGGGCAGAAGAATGTACTTGCCGAGGCAGGAAAGGCGCTTTCTTCTGGAAGCCTATCGGCCATTTGCGATGACTATGGAATGGATTACGCTGTACTGAATTACGGCATCAATGATGTCGGTATTCAAGATTTGGAGGAATCGGGATTCAAGCCGGTCTATAGCGACAATCTGACTGTCTGTTTGAAAAGAAGCACTGTCTAGGAAATCTATCAGCGACCACGGGGAGCGGATCAATAGGTGCCGTAGGGCACCGCATGAAAAGCGCATCGCCATACGTCCTGCAAGTCGACTCGCAGGACGACTTGATAGCGCTTCGTAGATTACATGATGCAATATGTTAGTATTATGGTATAATATAAAAAGGGAGAATTCCCTAAATATCGAATTGAAAAGAAGAGGCAGGACTTTATGAATTCAGATAGACAATACGATCGCACTATGGAATTGTGGCGCAGTTACAGTATCGCTACGTCGCTTGAGTTGGCAGCGCACCTGGAAAATTTTGCAATATTATTCTCTTACAACTCAGGGAAAATCGAGAATAGAGAAATCACTTACCATGATACGCACGAGATTTTTAAGAATGGCCGTGTATGCGGTTACACAGGAGACCTGCGGACGCTTTACGAGATTAAGAATCTGAAAGACGCAAGTGAGCTGATGTACCGGTGGTTCGATGAGCGTAAACCTATCACGCTCGATTCCATTCGGGAGATGCAGTTTGAACTGACGAAAGGCACTTACAACGAGCGGCGTTGGGAACTTGGGGAAAGACCGGGGGAATTCAAGAAAAACGATTTATGGGGAGTCGGCATGCATGATGTTGCCGCTCCTGTAGATGAGATCGAGGACGACCTTCAGCAGGACCTTGATGAGGTTTCCGAGTTTGGAGATGAAAATCCTCTGGTGGCAGCTGCGTTTTGGCACGCGAGGTTTGAGGGCGTTCATGCTTTTGCAGACGGGAACGGCAGGACTGGTAGAGCGATGATGAATTACTATCTGCTATTGCACAACCATCCTCCGATCGTAATTTTCGATGAAGACCGGAAAGACTATTATGCGGCACTGGACGGTTTTGATATGACGGGTGACCTGAAACCGCTGATCGGTTTTTTACGTCGGGAGACATGTAAGACATGGGAGAGTGCAGTTCAGAGAGAAGATCGGTCCCATCAGATGTCGCTCGAAAAGAAGAGAGATACTGTGAGTAGAAGAGTCAGTCTAGATGAGATAAATAATAACTTTAATGCTCGGTAGGCGCAGTAAATTGAGAAGAAAGGCGGATAGGCAATTCCGCTATCGGTGGAAAATTAAATAGCAGAATGACGACGCATTACGCCAACTGAAAATAGGTGGAAGGAGTATAAACAGCTCTTTCTGCCTATTTTTCTTTAAAAAAATCGTCATTTTCACGCGTAATACTGAAGTGTTGTGGTATCTTAGTATCAGTCAATAACCAAGAGGAGAAAGGACCTCGAACATGTCTATCAACCGCGTCAACATTTCCGGTCATCTTACGCGCGATCCGGAGCTTCGTATGACTCCGAAGGGGACGCAGGTTCTCTCTTTCGGTATTGCCGTCAACGATCGCCGACTCAATCGCGAGACCAACCAGTGGGAGGACTATCCGAATTTCGTCGAGTGCACCATGTTCGGCACGCGTGCCGAGGCCGTGGGCCGTATCGTTCGAAAGGGTATGAAGGTCAGCATTGACGGCAAGCTTCGCTTTAACCAGTGGGAGACGAAGGACGGTCAGAAGCGTTCTCGCCTTACCGTCGTCGTAGATACAATCGACTTCATGAGCCAGGGTAACCAGTCTCAGAATGCTTCCGCTAACAGGCCGGCGGCACAGACTCAGCAGACGCCTGTTGTTCCGGATGTTCCCGCAGTGATGGACGTCTACGATGAGGATATCCCGTTCTAATCCTTTGCATTGCGCGTAAATAACGCGTAATAGATAAAGGAGAGAGGGTGGCGAAAGGAAAAACTTGCAACCGACGCAAGAACAAAAGGAAAGCGCCGCCACCCTCTCATCACATCGATTATACCAACTTCAAGTTAATTAGACAGGTTTATTGCTGAATGATTGGGCAATAGGATTGTTTTGTGAATACAAGTACTATGTTGTCATCATAGTATACGCATGTTGGTATTATCGTATTGTGGAAGGAGGGATCAACCTGTGAACCAGCTGAAAGAAGATCTGATTTGGATCGCTCTAGGTATTCCGGGAATGGTGTTGATTGGCCTTGTGCTACATAGTCTCGTTCATTTCGAAACGGGCGTTCTTGTTATCACCTCGATGATTCTCGGAACGCTTTTAATGGTATTTTGTGAAGCTTTGTGCAAGGCGGCACATGATGGCGAGTTACTTTCAGAGATGAAAAAGGATGCAACGAAATCAAATTTTGATCTTGATGGGAAAGGAAAGTTGGGAGAGGAAAATGAAGACGATTGCGATTTGTAATCACAAGGGAGGTGTCGGCAAGACCGCACTGTCCATGGCGATTGCAGAGGGGCTGCATCGTAAGGGCAAGCGCACACTGCTCGTTGATCTTGATCAGCAGATGAACGCAACGCAACAGGCAAAAATTGATACGACGGATGAAGTGACGGTTTACGATCTTCTCACTTCGTTCGATTACACGGCGAAAGACGGAATCAAACATTTCGACGGTGGCGATATTATTCCCGGCGATGTCCTTGTTTCGAATGTCGAAAGCGATATGGCGAAACTGGATACGCGCCTTACGATGCTTGCCGATGCAATGGAGGGTATCGATGATGACTATGATTACGCAATCATTGATTGCCCGCCGTCACTTGGATTGGTGACGCGCAATGCGATGGTTGCTGCGGATGAGCTGATCGTTCCGGTAATCCCGAACCGTTCATCCCTAAAAGGATTTACCAATATCCAGAAATGCGTCAACTCGGTTCGCCGCAACAAGCGTCTGAATCCGAATCTCCGCATTGCCGGTATTGTCGTCAACATGTTTGATGGTCGCACGAGTCTTTCGCGCGGTGTGGTTAATGAGCTTCCATCGATCGCACGTGCCGCTAACACAAAGATGTTCCACACGATTATTCGAAAGTGCGAGGCTGTAAATAAAGCGCAGTCTGCTAACGTTTCGATTTTCGATTACGATCCGAACTGCAACGCGGTTGCGGACTTTACTGACTTTGTAAATGAGTATCTTGAAGGAGAGGATTACTAGAATGGCTAAGAGCAAGAAAACTTCCGACGCATTCGACATGGCTGATGATATCCGCAAGGAGGTTGCCGCCGAGTCTGTTGCTGATGCGTGCAGCACCTCTGTGCCGGCGATCTACTCTCTTGCAAAGGGAGATAACCCTCGTCGTGCGAAATACGACAAGAATGCAGACGTGATCGGCTACAACCTTCGCCTGCCTGCGAATATTCATCGTCTCTTGAAGCGTCACTGCATGGAGACGAACGAAAGTATGAATAACGTTGTGCTGGTTGCTCTTTATAGGGACATGAAGAATTGGGAGGATCTTGCTCCTTGCCCGCATTGCGGCGCTATTCTTCCTGTCGGTGCGCAGTTCTGCCCGGATTGCGGCAAGGAGATTTAGAAGTCGGGGAGGAAGAAGATGTCCTGACGATTTTGTTGAAAAAAGAGGGGAGTGGATGAAGGGTGCAAAAGCTAAGCGCCTACAATTTGGCACAAAATAATAACTGTGGATTGATTACTTGTTCCATTTGCGGTAGGTCGTATCGGATAACGGAATTCGGAACCGATGCGGATTGTCAGAGTAATAGTCCATCTGCATCGAATCCGAATTTCTGCCCGTATTGCGCATCGCCGTTTGAACGTCCTTTGACGCGAGTTAGAAATCAAGAGATTG
The sequence above is drawn from the Coprococcus comes ATCC 27758 genome and encodes:
- a CDS encoding Fic family protein, encoding MNSDRQYDRTMELWRSYSIATSLELAAHLENFAILFSYNSGKIENREITYHDTHEIFKNGRVCGYTGDLRTLYEIKNLKDASELMYRWFDERKPITLDSIREMQFELTKGTYNERRWELGERPGEFKKNDLWGVGMHDVAAPVDEIEDDLQQDLDEVSEFGDENPLVAAAFWHARFEGVHAFADGNGRTGRAMMNYYLLLHNHPPIVIFDEDRKDYYAALDGFDMTGDLKPLIGFLRRETCKTWESAVQREDRSHQMSLEKKRDTVSRRVSLDEINNNFNAR
- a CDS encoding zinc ribbon domain-containing protein; its protein translation is MAKSKKTSDAFDMADDIRKEVAAESVADACSTSVPAIYSLAKGDNPRRAKYDKNADVIGYNLRLPANIHRLLKRHCMETNESMNNVVLVALYRDMKNWEDLAPCPHCGAILPVGAQFCPDCGKEI
- a CDS encoding single-stranded DNA-binding protein translates to MSINRVNISGHLTRDPELRMTPKGTQVLSFGIAVNDRRLNRETNQWEDYPNFVECTMFGTRAEAVGRIVRKGMKVSIDGKLRFNQWETKDGQKRSRLTVVVDTIDFMSQGNQSQNASANRPAAQTQQTPVVPDVPAVMDVYDEDIPF
- a CDS encoding ParA family protein; this translates as MKTIAICNHKGGVGKTALSMAIAEGLHRKGKRTLLVDLDQQMNATQQAKIDTTDEVTVYDLLTSFDYTAKDGIKHFDGGDIIPGDVLVSNVESDMAKLDTRLTMLADAMEGIDDDYDYAIIDCPPSLGLVTRNAMVAADELIVPVIPNRSSLKGFTNIQKCVNSVRRNKRLNPNLRIAGIVVNMFDGRTSLSRGVVNELPSIARAANTKMFHTIIRKCEAVNKAQSANVSIFDYDPNCNAVADFTDFVNEYLEGEDY